In Manis pentadactyla isolate mManPen7 chromosome 11, mManPen7.hap1, whole genome shotgun sequence, one DNA window encodes the following:
- the DLL4 gene encoding delta-like protein 4, which translates to MAAASCSPSGWALLLLVALWQQRAAGSGVFQLQLQEFANERGVLASGRPCESGCRTFFRVCLKHFQAVVSPGPCTFGSVSTPVLGTNSFAVGDNSSGGGRNPLQLPFNFTWPGTFSLIIEAWHAPGDDLRPEALPPDALISKIAIQGSLAVGQNWLLDEQTSPLTRLRYSYRVICSDNYYGDSCSRLCKKRNDHFGHYVCQPDGSLSCLPGWTGEYCDQPVCLSGCHEQNGYCSKPAECICRPGWQGRLCNECIPHNGCRHGTCSTPWQCTCEEGWGGLFCDQDLNYCTHHSPCRNGATCSNSGQRSYTCTCRPGYTGVDCELELSECDSNPCRNGGSCKDQDDGYRCLCPPGYYGLHCEHSTLTCTDSPCFNGGSCREHSQGASYACECPPNFTGSNCEKKVDRCTSNPCANGGQCLNRGPNRLCRCRPGFTGAHCELHISDCARSPCAHGGTCHDLENGIVCTCPAGFSGRRCEVRTPSDACSSGPCLNGATCYTGLSLDNFVCNCPYGFVGSRCEFPVSMPPSFPWVAVSLGVGLVVVLVLLGMVAVAVRQLRLRRPDDGSREAMNNLSDFQKDNLIPTTQLKNTNQKKELEVDCGLDKSNCGKQQNHTLDYNLAPGSLGRGTMPGKYPHSDKSLGEKAPLRLHSEKPECRIAAICSPRDSMYQSVCLISEERNECVIATEV; encoded by the exons ATGGCAGCCGCGTCCTGTAGCCCCTCCGGCTGGGCGCTACTGCTGCTGGTGGCACTTTGGCAGCAG CGCGCCGCCGGCTCGGGAGTCTTccagctgcagctgcaggagtTTGCCAACGAGCGAGGCGTATTGGCTAGTGGGCGGCCGTGCGAATCCGGCTGCCGGACCTTCTTCCGCGTCTGCCTTAAGCACTTTCAGGCTGTCGTCTCTCCCGGACCCTGCACCTTCGGCAGTGTTTCTACTCCTGTGCTGGGCACTAACTCCTTCGCCGTCGGGGATAACAGTAGCGGCGGGGGACGCAACCCTCTCCAACTGCCTTTCAATTTTACCTGGCCG GGTACCTTCTCACTCATCATCGAAGCTTGGCACGCGCCAGGAGACGACCTGCGACCAG AGGCCTTGCCACCAGACGCACTCATCAGCAAGATCGCCATCCAGGGCTCTCTAGCTGTGGGCCAGAATTGGTTACTGGATGAGCAGACCAGCCCCCTCACAAGGCTGCGCTACTCTTACCGGGTCATCTGCAGTGACAACTACTATGGGGACAGCTGCTCACGCCTGTGCAAGAAGCGCAATGACCACTTCGGCCACTACGTATGCCAGCCAGATGGCAGCCTGTCCTGCCTGCCTGGCTGGACTGGGGAGTACTGCGACCAGC CTGTCTGTCTTTCTGGCTGTCATGAGCAGAATGGCTACTGCAGCAAGCCAGCAGAATGCAT CTGCCGCCCAGGCTGGCAGGGCCGCCTCTGCAATGAATGCATCCCCCACAACGGCTGTCGCCATGGTACCTGCAGCACCCCCTGGCAGTGCACCTgtgaggagggctggggaggcctGTTCTGTGACCAAG ATCTCAACTACTGCACCCATCACTCCCCGTGCAGGAATGGGGCAACGTGCTCCAACAGTGGGCAGCGGAGCTACACCTGCACCTGTCGCCCAGGCTACACTGGTGTTGACTGTGAGCTGGAGCTCAGCGAGTGTGACAGCAACCCCTGTCGCAATGGAGGCAGCTGTAAG GACCAGGACGATGGCTACCGCTGCCTTTGTCCCCCTGGCTACTATGGCCTGCACTGTGAACACAGCACTTTGACCTGTACTGACTCCCCCTGCTTCAATGGTGGCTCCTGCCGGGAGCACAGCCAGGGGGCCAGCTATGCCTGTGAATGCCCCCCCAACTTTACTGGCTCCAACTGTGAGAAGAAAGTAGACAGATGTACCAGCAACCCGTGCGCCAATG GGGGCCAGTGCCTGAATCGAGGTCCTAACCGCTTGTGCCGCTGCCGTCCTGGATTCACGGGCGCCCACTGTGAGCTCCACATTAGTGACTGTGCCCGCAGCCCTTGTGCCCATGGTGGCACTTGCCATGACCTGGAGAATGGGATAGTGTGCACCTGCCCTGCCGGCTTCTCTGGCCGGCGCTGTGAGGTGCGGACACCTAGTGATGCCTGTTCGTCGGGACCCTGCTTGAATGGGGCCACCTGCTACACTGGCCTCTCCCTGGACAACTTCGTCTGCAACTGCCCCTATGGTTTTGTGGGCAGCCGCTGCGAGTTCCCCGTGAGCATGCCGCCCAGCTTCCCCTGGGTGGCTGTCTCCCTGGGCGTGGGGCTGGTGGTGGTACTGGTGTTGCTGGGCATGGTGGCAGTGGCTGTGCGGCAGCTGCGGCTTCGGCGGCCCGACGATGGCAGTAGGGAAGCCATGAACAACTTGTCGGACTTCCAGAAGGACAACCTGATCCCCACCACCCAGCTCAAGAACACAAACCAGAAAAAGGAGCTGGAAGTGGACTGTGGCCTGGATAAGTCCAACTGCGGCAAACAGCAAAACCACACATTGGACTATAATCTGGCCCCAGGATCCCTGGGGCGAGGCACCATGCCAGGGAAGTATCCCCACAGTGACAAGAGCTTAGGGGAGAAGGCGCCACTGCGGTTACACAG TGAAAAGCCAGAGTGTCGGATAGCAGCGATATGCTCCCCAAGGGACTCCATGTACCAGTCGGTGTGTTTGATATCAGAGGAGAGGAATGAATGTGTCATTGCCACAGAG GTATAA
- the VPS18 gene encoding vacuolar protein sorting-associated protein 18 homolog isoform X1, which yields MASILDEYEDSLSRSAVLQPGCPSVGIPHSGYVNAQLEKEVPIFTKQRIDFTPSERITSLVVSCNQLCMSLGKDTLLRIDLGKANEPNHVELGRKDDARVHKMFLDHTGSHLLIALSSTEVLYVNRNGQKVRPLARWKGQLVESVGWNKALGTESSTGPILVGTAQGQIFEAELSASEGGLFGPAPDLYFRPLYVLNEEGGPAPVCSLEAERGLDGRGFVIATTRQRLFQFIGRAAEGTEAQGFSGLFAAYADHPPPFREFPSSLGYSELAFHTPKLRSAPRAFAWMMGDGVLYGALDCGRPDSLLSEERVWEYPEGVGPGASPPLAIVLTQFHFLLLLADRVEAVCTLTGQVVLRDHFLEKFGPLKHMVKDSSTGHVWAYTERAVFRYHVQREARDVWRTYLDMNRFDLAKEYCRERPDCLDTVLAREADFCFRQRRYLESARCYALTQSYFEEIALKFLEARQEEALAEFLQRKLASLKPAERTQATLLTTWLTELYLSRLGALQGDPEALNLYRETRERFRAFLSSPRHKEWLFASRASIHELLASHGDTEHMVYFAVIMQDYERVVAYHCQHEAYEEALAVLARHRDPQLFYKFSPILIRHIPCELVDAWIELGSRLDARQLIPALVNYSQGGEAQQVSHAIRYMEFCVNVLGETEQAIHNYLLSLYARGQPASLLAYLEQAGASPHRVHYDLKYALRLCAEHGHHRACVHVYKVLELYEEAVDLALQVDVDLAKQCADLPEEDEELRKKLWLKIARHVVQEEEDVQTAMACLASCPLLKIEDVLPFFPDFVTIDHFKEAICSSLKAYNHHIQELQREMEEATASAQRIRRDLQELRGRYGTVEPQDKCATCDFPLLNRPFYLFLCGHMFHADCLLQAVRPGLPAYKQARLEELQRKLGAAPPPAKGSARAKEAEGGAAAGGPSREQLKADLDELVAAECVYCGELMIRSIDRPFIDPQRYKEEHLSWL from the exons ATGGCGTCCATCCTGGATGAATACGAGGATTCCCTGTCCCGGTCGGCAGTCTTGCAGCCCGGCTGCCCTAGCGTGGGCATTCCCCACTCAG GGTATGTGAACGCCCAGCTAGAGAAGGAGGTGCCCATCTTCACAAAGCAGCGCATTGACTTTACCCCATCTGAGCGTATCACCAGTCTTGTTGTCTCCTGCAATCAGCTCTGCATGAGCCTGGGCAAGGATACACTGCTCCG CATTGACTTGGGCAAGGCAAATGAGCCCAACCATGTGGAGCTGGGGCGGAAGGATGATGCCAGAGTTCACAAAATGTTCCTGGACCACACTG GCTCTCACCTGCTGATTGCTCTGAGCAGCACTGAGGTCCTCTATGTGAACCGTAATGGACAGAAGGTACGGCCACTGGCACGCTGGAAGGGGCAGCTGGTGGAGAGTGTGGGCTGGAACAAGGCCCTGGGCACCGAGAGCAGCACAGGCCCCATCCTGGTCGGCACTGCCCAAGGCCAGATCTTCGAAGCAGAGCTCTCAGCCAGCGAGGGTGGGCTTTTCGGCCCTGCCCCGGATCTCTACTTTCGTCCACTGTATGTGCTAAATGAAGAAGGGGGTCCAGCTCCTGTGTGTTCCCTTGAGGCTGAGCGTGGCCTGGATGGGCGTGGCTTCGTAATTGCCACCACTCGGCAACGCCTCTTCCAGTTCATAGGCCGAGCAGcagagggaactgaggcccagggctTCTCGGGGCTCTTTGCTGCCTACGCTGACCACCCACCCCCATTCCGTGAGTTCCCCAGCAGTCTGGGCTATAGCGAGTTGGCTTTCCATACTCCTAAGTTGCGCTCTGCACCCCGGGCCTTTGCCTGGATGATGGGGGATGGCGTGTTGTACGGAGCGTTGGACTGCGGGCGGCCTGACTCCCTCCTAAGTGAGGAGCGAGTCTGGGAGTACCCAGAAGGGGTAGGTCCTGGGGCCAGCCCACCCCTGGCCATCGTCTTGACCCAGTTCCACTTCCTGCTGCTACTGGCAGACCGGGTGGAGGCAGTGTGCACACTGACGGGACAGGTGGTGCTGCGGGATCACTTCCTGGAGAAATTTGGACCACTGAAGCACATGGTAAAGGACTCCTCCACGGGCCACGTGTGGGCCTACACAGAGCGGGCTGTCTTCCGCTACCATGTGCAGCGAGAGGCCCGGGATGTCTGGCGCACTTACCTGGACATGAACCGTTTTGACTTGGCCAAAGAGTATTGTCGAGAGCGGCCTGACTGCCTGGACACTGTCCTTGCCCGGGAGGCTGATTTTTGCTTTCGCCAGCGTCGTTACCTGGAAAGCGCCCGCTGCTATGCCCTTACCCAGAGCTACTTTGAGGAGATTGCCCTCAAGTTCTTGGAGGCCCGACAGGAGGAGGCTCTGGCTGAGTTCTTGCAGCGAAAACTGGCCAGTTTGAAGCCAGCCGAGCGTACCCAGGCCACACTGCTTACCACCTGGCTGACAGAGCTCTATCTGAGCAGGCTCGGAGCTCTGCAGGGTGACCCAGAGGCCCTGAACCTCTACCGGGAAACACGGGAGCGCTTCCGTGCCTTCCTCAGCAGCCCCCGCCACAAGGAGTGGCTCTTTGCCAGTCGGGCCTCCATCCATGAGCTGCTTGCCAGCCACGGGGACACGGAACacatggtgtactttgctgtgaTCATGCAGGACTATGAACGGGTGGTGGCGTACCACTGCCAGCATGAAGCCTATGAGGAGGCCCTGGCTGTTCTTGCCCGCCACCGTGACCCCCAGCTCTTCTACAAGTTTTCACCCATCCTCATCCGTCACATCCCATGTGAGCTGGTGGATGCTTGGATTGAGCTGGGTAGCCGGCTGGATGCTCGGCAGCTCATTCCTGCCCTGGTGAACTATAGTCAGGGGGGTGAGGCCCAGCAGGTGAGCCATGCCATCCGCTACATGGAGTTCTGTGTGAATGTGCTGGGCGAGACTGAGCAGGCTATTCACAATTACCTGCTATCGCTGTATGCTCGAGGCCAGCCAGCCTCATTGCTGGCCTACCTTGAGCAGGCTGGTGCCAGCCCACACCGTGTGCATTATGACCTCAAGTATGCGCTGCGGCTCTGTGCTGAACATGGCCACCACCGTGCTTGTGTCCATGTTTATAAGGTCCTGGAGCTGTATGAGGAGGCTGTGGACTTGGCCTTGCAG GTGGATGTGGACCTGGCCAAGCAGTGTGCTGACTTGCCTGAGGAAGATGAGGAACTGCGCAAGAAGCTGTGGTTGAAGATTGCCCGGCATGTGGTGCAGGAGGAGGAAGATGTGCAAACAGCCATGGCCTGCCTGGCCAGCTGCCCCCTGCTCAAGATTGAGGATGTCCTGCCCTTCTTTCCTGACTTTGTCACAATAGACCACTTCAAGGAGGCGATCTGCAGCTCACTTAAGGCCTACAACCACCATATCCAGGAGCTACAGCGGGAGATGGAAGAGGCCACAGCCAGTGCCCAGCGCATCCGACGGGACCTGCAGGAGCTGCGGGGCCGCTATGGCACCGTGGAGCCCCAAGACAAATGTGCTACCTGCGACTTCCCCCTGCTCAATCGCCCTTTTTACCTTTTTCTCTGTGGCCACATGTTCCATGCTGACTGTTTGCTGCAGGCTGTGAGGCCTGGTCTGCCGGCCTATAAGCAGGCCCGGCTGGAGGAGCTGCAGCGGAAGCTGGGGGCTGCTCCACCCCCTGCTAAGGGCTCTGCCCGGGCAAAGGAGGCTGAGGGTGGGGCTGCTGCTGGGGGTCCCAGCCGGGAGCAGCTCAAGGCTGACCTAGATGAACTGGTGGCAGCTGAGTGTGTGTACTGTGGGGAACTGATGATCCGCTCTATCGACAGACCCTTCATTGACCCCCAGCGCTACAAGGAGGAGCATCTCAGCTGGCTGTAG
- the VPS18 gene encoding vacuolar protein sorting-associated protein 18 homolog isoform X2, whose protein sequence is MFLDHTGSHLLIALSSTEVLYVNRNGQKVRPLARWKGQLVESVGWNKALGTESSTGPILVGTAQGQIFEAELSASEGGLFGPAPDLYFRPLYVLNEEGGPAPVCSLEAERGLDGRGFVIATTRQRLFQFIGRAAEGTEAQGFSGLFAAYADHPPPFREFPSSLGYSELAFHTPKLRSAPRAFAWMMGDGVLYGALDCGRPDSLLSEERVWEYPEGVGPGASPPLAIVLTQFHFLLLLADRVEAVCTLTGQVVLRDHFLEKFGPLKHMVKDSSTGHVWAYTERAVFRYHVQREARDVWRTYLDMNRFDLAKEYCRERPDCLDTVLAREADFCFRQRRYLESARCYALTQSYFEEIALKFLEARQEEALAEFLQRKLASLKPAERTQATLLTTWLTELYLSRLGALQGDPEALNLYRETRERFRAFLSSPRHKEWLFASRASIHELLASHGDTEHMVYFAVIMQDYERVVAYHCQHEAYEEALAVLARHRDPQLFYKFSPILIRHIPCELVDAWIELGSRLDARQLIPALVNYSQGGEAQQVSHAIRYMEFCVNVLGETEQAIHNYLLSLYARGQPASLLAYLEQAGASPHRVHYDLKYALRLCAEHGHHRACVHVYKVLELYEEAVDLALQVDVDLAKQCADLPEEDEELRKKLWLKIARHVVQEEEDVQTAMACLASCPLLKIEDVLPFFPDFVTIDHFKEAICSSLKAYNHHIQELQREMEEATASAQRIRRDLQELRGRYGTVEPQDKCATCDFPLLNRPFYLFLCGHMFHADCLLQAVRPGLPAYKQARLEELQRKLGAAPPPAKGSARAKEAEGGAAAGGPSREQLKADLDELVAAECVYCGELMIRSIDRPFIDPQRYKEEHLSWL, encoded by the exons ATGTTCCTGGACCACACTG GCTCTCACCTGCTGATTGCTCTGAGCAGCACTGAGGTCCTCTATGTGAACCGTAATGGACAGAAGGTACGGCCACTGGCACGCTGGAAGGGGCAGCTGGTGGAGAGTGTGGGCTGGAACAAGGCCCTGGGCACCGAGAGCAGCACAGGCCCCATCCTGGTCGGCACTGCCCAAGGCCAGATCTTCGAAGCAGAGCTCTCAGCCAGCGAGGGTGGGCTTTTCGGCCCTGCCCCGGATCTCTACTTTCGTCCACTGTATGTGCTAAATGAAGAAGGGGGTCCAGCTCCTGTGTGTTCCCTTGAGGCTGAGCGTGGCCTGGATGGGCGTGGCTTCGTAATTGCCACCACTCGGCAACGCCTCTTCCAGTTCATAGGCCGAGCAGcagagggaactgaggcccagggctTCTCGGGGCTCTTTGCTGCCTACGCTGACCACCCACCCCCATTCCGTGAGTTCCCCAGCAGTCTGGGCTATAGCGAGTTGGCTTTCCATACTCCTAAGTTGCGCTCTGCACCCCGGGCCTTTGCCTGGATGATGGGGGATGGCGTGTTGTACGGAGCGTTGGACTGCGGGCGGCCTGACTCCCTCCTAAGTGAGGAGCGAGTCTGGGAGTACCCAGAAGGGGTAGGTCCTGGGGCCAGCCCACCCCTGGCCATCGTCTTGACCCAGTTCCACTTCCTGCTGCTACTGGCAGACCGGGTGGAGGCAGTGTGCACACTGACGGGACAGGTGGTGCTGCGGGATCACTTCCTGGAGAAATTTGGACCACTGAAGCACATGGTAAAGGACTCCTCCACGGGCCACGTGTGGGCCTACACAGAGCGGGCTGTCTTCCGCTACCATGTGCAGCGAGAGGCCCGGGATGTCTGGCGCACTTACCTGGACATGAACCGTTTTGACTTGGCCAAAGAGTATTGTCGAGAGCGGCCTGACTGCCTGGACACTGTCCTTGCCCGGGAGGCTGATTTTTGCTTTCGCCAGCGTCGTTACCTGGAAAGCGCCCGCTGCTATGCCCTTACCCAGAGCTACTTTGAGGAGATTGCCCTCAAGTTCTTGGAGGCCCGACAGGAGGAGGCTCTGGCTGAGTTCTTGCAGCGAAAACTGGCCAGTTTGAAGCCAGCCGAGCGTACCCAGGCCACACTGCTTACCACCTGGCTGACAGAGCTCTATCTGAGCAGGCTCGGAGCTCTGCAGGGTGACCCAGAGGCCCTGAACCTCTACCGGGAAACACGGGAGCGCTTCCGTGCCTTCCTCAGCAGCCCCCGCCACAAGGAGTGGCTCTTTGCCAGTCGGGCCTCCATCCATGAGCTGCTTGCCAGCCACGGGGACACGGAACacatggtgtactttgctgtgaTCATGCAGGACTATGAACGGGTGGTGGCGTACCACTGCCAGCATGAAGCCTATGAGGAGGCCCTGGCTGTTCTTGCCCGCCACCGTGACCCCCAGCTCTTCTACAAGTTTTCACCCATCCTCATCCGTCACATCCCATGTGAGCTGGTGGATGCTTGGATTGAGCTGGGTAGCCGGCTGGATGCTCGGCAGCTCATTCCTGCCCTGGTGAACTATAGTCAGGGGGGTGAGGCCCAGCAGGTGAGCCATGCCATCCGCTACATGGAGTTCTGTGTGAATGTGCTGGGCGAGACTGAGCAGGCTATTCACAATTACCTGCTATCGCTGTATGCTCGAGGCCAGCCAGCCTCATTGCTGGCCTACCTTGAGCAGGCTGGTGCCAGCCCACACCGTGTGCATTATGACCTCAAGTATGCGCTGCGGCTCTGTGCTGAACATGGCCACCACCGTGCTTGTGTCCATGTTTATAAGGTCCTGGAGCTGTATGAGGAGGCTGTGGACTTGGCCTTGCAG GTGGATGTGGACCTGGCCAAGCAGTGTGCTGACTTGCCTGAGGAAGATGAGGAACTGCGCAAGAAGCTGTGGTTGAAGATTGCCCGGCATGTGGTGCAGGAGGAGGAAGATGTGCAAACAGCCATGGCCTGCCTGGCCAGCTGCCCCCTGCTCAAGATTGAGGATGTCCTGCCCTTCTTTCCTGACTTTGTCACAATAGACCACTTCAAGGAGGCGATCTGCAGCTCACTTAAGGCCTACAACCACCATATCCAGGAGCTACAGCGGGAGATGGAAGAGGCCACAGCCAGTGCCCAGCGCATCCGACGGGACCTGCAGGAGCTGCGGGGCCGCTATGGCACCGTGGAGCCCCAAGACAAATGTGCTACCTGCGACTTCCCCCTGCTCAATCGCCCTTTTTACCTTTTTCTCTGTGGCCACATGTTCCATGCTGACTGTTTGCTGCAGGCTGTGAGGCCTGGTCTGCCGGCCTATAAGCAGGCCCGGCTGGAGGAGCTGCAGCGGAAGCTGGGGGCTGCTCCACCCCCTGCTAAGGGCTCTGCCCGGGCAAAGGAGGCTGAGGGTGGGGCTGCTGCTGGGGGTCCCAGCCGGGAGCAGCTCAAGGCTGACCTAGATGAACTGGTGGCAGCTGAGTGTGTGTACTGTGGGGAACTGATGATCCGCTCTATCGACAGACCCTTCATTGACCCCCAGCGCTACAAGGAGGAGCATCTCAGCTGGCTGTAG